From one Anabas testudineus chromosome 18, fAnaTes1.2, whole genome shotgun sequence genomic stretch:
- the LOC113168521 gene encoding high affinity immunoglobulin gamma Fc receptor I-like isoform X2, translated as MEVAALCFRLAFLRITPNRLQHFELDSVSFECVGFDGLTHLKAVRNTEELNLACDNNRTTSSCTIDRVYLEDSGEYWCESEGERSDRVNITITDGPVILDSPVLPVMQRTNVILRCGSKNPSSNLGMFYKNDVPMHNTPAEEIKINNISKSHEGFYKCHVSSIGTSPASWLAVEEFSVTSTRPHEDLLSDDSNSLSVPILLRIAVTIFITLLLLVGLSKLKISACW; from the exons atggaggtcgcagctctctgcttcagacTAG CTTTTCTTCGCATCACTCCGAACAGACTGCAGCACTTTGAATTGGACTCTGTTTCTTTTGAATGTGTTGGGTTTGATGGCCTGACTCATTTGAAAGCAGTCAGAAATACTGAGGAATTGAATCTGGCATGTGACAATAATAGAACAACATCATCCTGCACCATTGATAGAGTCTATCTtgaagacagtggagaatactggtgtgagagtgaaggagagagaagcgACAGAGTTAACATCACTATCACTG ACGGTCCTGTGATCCTGGATAGTCCTGTTCTTCCTGTGATGCAACGTACAAATGTGATTCTACGCTGCGGGAGCAAGAACCCGTCCAGCAACTTAGGCATGTTCTACAAAAATGATGTCCCCATGCACAACACTCCTGCAGAGGAGATTAAAATTAACAACATTTCAAAGTCTCATGAAGGTTTCTACAAGTGTCACGTCTCCAGTATTGGAACATCACCAGCAAGCTGGTTGGCTGTGGAAG AATTTTCTGTCACCTCTACACGGCCCCATGAAGACCTCCTCTCTGATGACTCAAACTCCCTCAGTGTCCCCATCCTGCTGCGGATTGCTGTAACCATTTTTATCACCTTGCTGCTGCTAGTGGGACTGTCAAAGTTGAAAATATCGGCTTGTTGGTAG
- the LOC113168521 gene encoding high affinity immunoglobulin epsilon receptor subunit alpha-like isoform X1 yields the protein MEVAALCFRLVMLGLIFLRDQVHNSYTQNRAFLRITPNRLQHFELDSVSFECVGFDGLTHLKAVRNTEELNLACDNNRTTSSCTIDRVYLEDSGEYWCESEGERSDRVNITITDGPVILDSPVLPVMQRTNVILRCGSKNPSSNLGMFYKNDVPMHNTPAEEIKINNISKSHEGFYKCHVSSIGTSPASWLAVEEFSVTSTRPHEDLLSDDSNSLSVPILLRIAVTIFITLLLLVGLSKLKISACW from the exons atggaggtcgcagctctctgcttcagacTAG TGATGCTTGGACTCATTTTTCTGAGGGACCAAGTTCACAACAGTTACACTCAGAATAGAG CTTTTCTTCGCATCACTCCGAACAGACTGCAGCACTTTGAATTGGACTCTGTTTCTTTTGAATGTGTTGGGTTTGATGGCCTGACTCATTTGAAAGCAGTCAGAAATACTGAGGAATTGAATCTGGCATGTGACAATAATAGAACAACATCATCCTGCACCATTGATAGAGTCTATCTtgaagacagtggagaatactggtgtgagagtgaaggagagagaagcgACAGAGTTAACATCACTATCACTG ACGGTCCTGTGATCCTGGATAGTCCTGTTCTTCCTGTGATGCAACGTACAAATGTGATTCTACGCTGCGGGAGCAAGAACCCGTCCAGCAACTTAGGCATGTTCTACAAAAATGATGTCCCCATGCACAACACTCCTGCAGAGGAGATTAAAATTAACAACATTTCAAAGTCTCATGAAGGTTTCTACAAGTGTCACGTCTCCAGTATTGGAACATCACCAGCAAGCTGGTTGGCTGTGGAAG AATTTTCTGTCACCTCTACACGGCCCCATGAAGACCTCCTCTCTGATGACTCAAACTCCCTCAGTGTCCCCATCCTGCTGCGGATTGCTGTAACCATTTTTATCACCTTGCTGCTGCTAGTGGGACTGTCAAAGTTGAAAATATCGGCTTGTTGGTAG